A single Anopheles maculipalpis chromosome 3RL, idAnoMacuDA_375_x, whole genome shotgun sequence DNA region contains:
- the LOC126562486 gene encoding dynein axonemal assembly factor 10, producing the protein MDSVQMISHIEKSLNYSVYDVKWIPCTAKFVTVGSHPKGTGTVQIYELNRGTLDLVRETEKQVSLKCCSFGASRLRAEHLAVGDFAGKLAVYDLERLDAPVYEATGHEGIINTLDAIGGSTVNCGAPEIVTGGRDGSVKVWDPRQPNDPVANICPAGNSSSLRRDCWAVGFGDSYNPVERVICSGYDNGDLKLIDLRNLQLRWETNVKNGICSVEFDRKDIRMNKLAVTTLEGGLHVYDMRTQNPKNGFASVKEKTVGQSLGTNGVISAAKSTVWTVKHLPQNRDIFVTGGGSGNVRLWLYHYPEKRSKTLTDGEEEGVAGTLEMLHATTLSTQPVHTFDWSPDRQGLAVCGSFDQTVRVLITTNLNLH; encoded by the exons ATGGATTCCGTTCAGATGATATCGCACATCGAAAAATCGCTCAACTACTCGGTGTATGACGTAAAATGGATACCCTGTACGGCCAAGTTTGTGACCGTAGGTTCACATCCAAAAGGCACGGGAACGGTACAAATTTACGAGCTGAATCGTGGCACGCTGGATCTAGTGCGGGAGACGGAAAAGCAAGTTTCACTAAAATGTTGCTCATTTGGTGCTTCACGGTTACGGGCCGAACATCTTGCGGTGGGTGATTTCGCCGGCAAGCTTGCTGTGTACGATCTTGAACGGTTAGATGCGCCCGTGTATGAAGCGACCGGTCACGAGGGAATCATCAACACGCTCGACGCTATCGGCGGCTCGACGGTGAACTGTGGTGCGCCGGAAATTGTTACCGGTGGGCGGGACGGTTCGGTGAAAGTGTGGGATCCACGGCAGCCGAACGATCCAGTAGCGAACATTTGCCCGGCGGGTAATTCTTCGTCCCTGCGACGAGATTGTTGGGCGGTTGGGTTCGGCGACTCGTACAATCCGGTAGAGCGAGTGATTTGCTCCGGGTATGACAACGGTGACCTTAAGCTAATCGATCTACGGAATCTGCAGCTGCGCTGGGAAACGAACGTCAAGAATGGTATCTGTTCGGTGGAGTTCGATCGGAAGGATATACGTATGAACAAGCTGGCGGTAACAACGCTCGAAGGTGGCTTGCACGTGTACGATATGAGGACGCAGAATCCCAAGAATGGGTTTGCATCGGTGAAGGAGAAAACTGTTGGCCAATCGCTCGGCACGAATGGTGTGATTAGTGCGGCAAAGTCAACCGTCTGGACGGTGAAGCATCTGCCGCAGAATAGGGACATTTTTGTTACCGGTGGTGGATCGGGCAATGTTCGCCTCTGGCTCTA TCATTATCCAGAAAAGCGGTCCAAAACGTTAACGGATGGAGAAGAGGAGGGTGTTGCCGGTACGCTGGAAATGCTGCACGCAACCACGCTTTCCACCCAACCCGTACATACGTTTGACTGGAGCCCGGATCGACAAGGTTTGGCCGTGTGTGGATCGTTCGATCAGACCGTGCGTGTATTGATTACTACCAATTTAAACCTACATTAA
- the LOC126560852 gene encoding tetratricopeptide repeat protein 27, translating into MDSLLQTLRHPKAPEPSGRFYAHLLKAELNALLDSDIFTEVLVIEEFHTTASNEELLHLAIGSLIAFLQFNFLGPRDKTQQSDPTSLENTRAQLKSDGEELNVNVVRADCLLVCKKIFERLINHDAESNASAGSQLCLRLWYQRYLLVHQRCIDDLTHELYERFNGNVAALEATLTDADRSLKVEICLEILLGYIQFKRITKSEQWLSKLESSSNVALSVEGALGVRTKFQQNPLPQLILRLQGVDDLELPDACETHGNFKLPSILKLEDEVRLEKVKFLNEQENEDLQLPALVQNMVLGKLYFLYVSQPKEQLTLEEIQPYITSLVYQRFGPWETRVAALFLNATIEATHKRTVDRSLRQIEELIQQFATAPSDESASIPIEHRLPMVFSSWLISYWQMKEKLADVMVSLGMVKGALDIYQAVQSWENVIDCYTVLEMRHLAAAVIRELIERNGPTVRLYCMLGDATDDVDCYQQAWNLSKETSASAQRHWGNYYFARKDYTSAIEHLRRSIEINCLQERTLLRLGYSALQLERWEEAAYAYRLYTSFESHGFEPWNNLAKAYIMLGEKPRAHKVLQEALKCNFSNWKVWENYLLVCIDTRNFADALNAYERLLELKDRYYDKQVLEIIVRAIVLGESDADGTSCSRLKKKAISMLGHACAQQPNNGYLYELAAELEDTDLLRCQKLQNAYRGYTQSNSQWAKVSESCSTVVNLCVELCERSLKAFVDGKKEEERFVALRSQLSSARLTGQACLRSASSEAWPLCVEPLGVLQTLVDNITTELKQAMGQ; encoded by the exons ATGGATAGTTTGCTTCAAACTTTGAGACATCCCAAGG CTCCTGAGCCTTCCGGGCGCTTCTATGCACATCTGCTGAAAGCCGAATTGAACGCATTGCTAGACTCGGACATCTTCACCGAAGTGCTCGTCATCGAAGAATTCCATACTACTGCTTCGAATGAGGAATTGTTGCACCTAGCCATTGGTAGTTTAATCGCATTTTTACAGTTCAATTTCCTCGGTCCTCGTGATAAAACCCAACAAAGTGACCCGACGAGCTTAGAAAACACACGGGCACAACTAAAATCTGACGGCGAGGAACTAAACGTAAATGTTGTGCGTGCGGATTGTTTGTTAGTTTGCAAAAAGATATTTGAACGGCTTATCAATCACGATGCGGAATCGAACGCTTCCGCTGGAAGCCAGCTTTGCTTGCGACTCTGGTATCAACGGTACTTACTCGTCCATCAGCGCTGCATCGACGATCTTACGCACGAACTGTACGAGCGGTTCAATGGAAATGTGGCCGCACTCGAAGCAACCCTCACTGATGCTGATAGATCGTTGAaggttgaaatttgtttagaAATTCTTTTGGGATATATTCAATTCAAACGCATTACCAAATCGGAACAGTGGTTATCGAAGCTTGAATCCTCCTCAAACGTTGCACTGTCCGTTGAGGGAGCATTGGGTGTGCGCACAAAGTTTCAACAGAACCCACTGCCGCAGCTGATACTTCGGTTGCAAGGTGTCGACGATCTAGAACTGCCCGATGCCTGCGAAACGCACGGAAACTTCAAACTACCGTCCATCCTAAAGCTGGAAGATGAGGTCCGCTTGGAGAAGGTAAAGTTTCTGAACGAACAGGAAAACGAAGATCTTCAGTTGCCCGCTTTAGTGCAGAACATGGTGCTTGGGAAGTT ATATTTCCTGTACGTTTCCCAACCGAAAGAGCAATTAACGCTGGAAGAGATACAACCCTACATAACTTCGCTCGTTTATCAGCGTTTCGGACCTTGGGAGACGCGTGTGGCAGCACTCTTCCTGAACGCCACCATTGAAGCCACGCACAAGCGCACTGTTGATCGTTCGCTGCGACAGATCGAGGAACTAATACAGCAATTCGCCACAGCTCCTTCTGATGAAAGCGCATCCATCCCGATAGAGCATAGACTTCCAATGGTGTTCAGCTCTTGGCTCATTTCCTACTGGcagatgaaggaaaaattggCCGATGTAATGGTTAGTCTCGGTATGGTAAAGGGTGCCCTCGACATCTACCAAGCGGTTCAAAGTTGGGAAAATGTGATCGACTGCTATACGGTACTCGAGATGCGTCATCTTGCCGCTGCCGTCATTAGAGAGCTGATCGAACGAAATGGACCCACGGTACGGTTGTACTGCATGCTGGGAGATGCTACGGACGACGTCGATTGTTACCAACAGGCCTGGAACCTATCCAAAGAAACGAGTGCCAGTGCACAGCGACACTGGGGCAACTATTACTTCGCTCGCAAAGATTACACATCAGCGATCGAGCATCTGCGTCGTTCGATTGAAATTAACTGTCTGCAGGAACGGACACTGCTACGGCTCGGGTATTCAGCCCTGCAGCTCGAGCGCTGGGAGGAGGCAGCCTATGCGTACCGGCTGTACACGTCCTTCGAAAGTCACGGTTTCGAACCGTGGAATAACCTCGCCAAAGCGTACATCATGTTGGGGGAAAAGCCCCGAGCACACAAAGTCCTACAGGAAGCGCTCAAGTGTAATTTCAGCAACTGGAAGGTATGGGAAAACTATCTGCTCGTCTGTATCGATACGAGGAATTTCGCGGACGCACTGAACGCGTACGAACGCTTGCTAGAACTGAAGGATCGTTACTACGACAAGCAGGTGCTGGAAATTATTGTACGTGCAATCGTGCTGGGCGAATCGGATGCCGACGGGACGTCTTGCAGTCGACTGAAGAAGAAAGCGATCAGCATGCTTGGCCATGCCTGTGCTCAGCAACCGAACAATGGATATCTGTACGAGTTGGCAGCAGAGCTGGAAGATACGGATTTGCTGCGTTGCCAAAAGCTCCAGAACGCGTACCGCGGATACACACAGTCAAATAGTCAATGGGCTAAGGTATCGGAAAGTTGTTCTACCGTGGTGAACCTCTGCGTGGAACTATGCGAGCGGAGCCTGAAGGCGTTTGTCGATGGGAAAAAGGAGGAGGAACGGTTTGTGGCACTACGATCGCAGTTATCTTCCGCTCGGCTCACTGGACAGGCGTGTCTGCGTTCGGCCAGTAGTGAAGCTTGGCCACTATGTGTGGAACCGTTGGGTGTGCTTCAAACCTTGGTGGATAACATTACGACCGAATTAAAGCAAGCAATGGGTCAATGA